A region from the Aphis gossypii isolate Hap1 chromosome 1, ASM2018417v2, whole genome shotgun sequence genome encodes:
- the LOC114130063 gene encoding serine/threonine-protein phosphatase 6 regulatory ankyrin repeat subunit A isoform X2 codes for MIGGSGKRGSAAGNSKPPSSTATAAAADDKAATSAGGSSKTDDKKDETKDGVLPTTLPSPGSSIRDGAQRILQLCQKSEWPPLDQALKVVEKLVAAGGEDVTSTPLAGVVDQSNGMTPLMYAVKESKTTFLERLIDLGTDVTIRNMENFNALHLAATYSREDVIKVLLPKKGVDVYCPGGPKQQTAVHMVASRQTGTATSILRVLLGSCGKDIRTIADGDGKIPLLLAVETGNQSMCRELLSTQAVEQLKYKTKSGDMAIHLAAKRKDIDMIKILIDYGASVDSQNGQGQTALHIASADGDESLVKYFYGVRASASITDNQDRTPMHLAAENGHANIIELLVDKFKASIYERTKDGSTLMHIASLNGHADCAMMLFKKGVYLHMPNKSGARSIHTAARYGHVGIINTLLQKGEKVDVTTNDNYTPLHIAVESVKPAVIETLLGYGADVHVRGGKLRETPLHIAARVKDGDRCALMLLKSGAGPNLAMDDGQTPVHVAAQYGNLITLQLLLDDGGDPLFKNKVGETPLHLACRSCQADIVGQLIDFVKSKQGDEVANSYVNSVNEDGASALHYAANIKQTEVNPSKPNNDAKVIKLLFEAGADINLRTKQHHETALHFCAVAGNNEVLTAMLNGMSPTEIQQSMNRQSSVGWTPLLIACHRGHMSLVNTMLNNHARVDVFDNEGRSALHLAAERGYLKVCDALLTHKAFINSKSRVGWTALHLAAMNGFADLCRFLIHDHNAVIDILTLRKQTPLHLAASAGQLEVCRLLLDLGANIDATDDQGQKPIHIAAQNNFPEVVHLFLQQHPQLVLASTKNGNTCAHIAAMQGSVTVIIELMKFDKNGVISARNRITEATPLQLAAEGGHAQVVKVLVRAGASCSDENKAGFTAVHLAAQNGHLPVLEVLRSSQSLKISSKRLGMTALHMAAYCGQTDTVRELLSHIPATVKSDPPSGVSVLGVLGNESGMTPLHFAAYSGNENVVRLLLNSAGVQVDASTVESGYNALHLACFGGHVTVVGLLLSRAADLLHSSDLNGKTCLHIAASYGHYAMVEVLLGQGAEINATDKNGWTAMHCAARAGYLDVVKLLVESGASPKSETNYGASPIWFAAQEGHNDVLEYLMTKEHDTYSLMDDRRFVYNLMICSKNHNNKPIEEFILVSPAPVDTAAKLSSIYINLSNKEKERAKDLIAAGKQCETMATELLALAAGQDSAGRILTASDRRNTEFLDVLIENEQKEVIAHTVVQRYLQELWQGRLNWAGWKTLLMFLGFIACPPLWIVFTLPLWHNYSKVPIIKFMSYLTSHVYLMLLLQMVAITPYYRAARQNLFPYWYEWLLLVWLSGLLLFELTNPSDKSGLGWVKLAVLLWSVIGVAFHLVGFCGLVSNPYLPTVMYLRNQMFAISFLMACVQILDFLSFHHLFGPWAIIIGDLMKDLARFLVVLSIFVFGFSMQIVAMNHPIAKKLERKQTDIFGEVLMSPIDAFELLFFAVFGMATHTELRQASNTDQPPWTVYLFKAVFGIYMLVSVVVLINLLIAMMSDTYQRIQAQSDIEWKFGLAKLIRNMHRTTTTPSPLNLITTWFMYLLEICKKRVKQKKRPSLSQMVDMKTKGRVSARTRMGNKWLSKVKKAQVVPRESISVSVVHLSPYGSQISFASLSNRIETVTDWDSIAKKYRALQGASENDEREDTKASNASMERLTRSNSEAQPDPQPVLANNIKNIP; via the exons ATGATCGGCGGGTCCGGCAAGAGGGGTTCGGCGGCGGGCAACAGCAAGCCTCCGTCGTCCACGGCCACCGCCGCGGCGGCCGACGACAAGGCGGCTACCTCGGCTGGTGGGTCGTCGAAGACCGACGATAAAAAAGACGAGACCAAAG acGGAGTATTACCAACGACTCTACCTAGTCCAGGTTCATCCATTAGAGATGGAGCCCAGCGAATTTTACAACTATGCCAAAAGTCAGAATGGCCACCATTAGATCAGGCCCTAAAGGTGGTGGAAAAACTAGTGGCCGCAGGCGGAGAGGATGTGACGTCAACACCATTAGCTGGTGTTGTAGATCAG AGCAATGGAATGACGCCTTTAATGTACGCAGTCAAAGAAAGCAAGACCACGTTCCTAGAACGTTTAATAGACCTCGGAACTGATGTTACAATTAGAAATATG gAAAATTTTAATGCGTTGCATTTGGCTGCAACATATTCCAGAGAAGacgtaataaaagtattactgCCCAAAAAAGGCGTGGACGTTTACTGTCCAGGAGGT cCAAAACAACAAACGGCCGTACATATGGTGGCAAGTAGGCAGACGGGTACGGCGACGAGCATACTTCGAGTCCTTCTGGGGTCATGTGGAAAAGACATTCGTACCATTGCCGACggg GACGGTAAAATTCCGCTACTATTGGCTGTGGAAACCGGTAACCAGTCAATGTGCCGGGAACTACTGTCGACCCAAGCGGTGGAACAGCTTAAGTATAAGACCAAGTCCGGTGACATGGCCATTCATTTAGCGGCCAAACGAAAAGATATCGAcatgataaaaatactaattgacTACGGTGCTAGCGTAGACAGTCAAAAC GGCCAAGGGCAGACAGCTCTTCATATAGCTTCAGCCGACGGAGACGAAAGTTtggtcaaatatttttacggcGTACGAGCTAGTGCTTCTATAACGGATAATCAAG ACCGGACCCCGATGCATCTGGCTGCTGAAAATGGCCATGCAAATATCATCGAGTTGTTAGTCGACAAGTTCAAGGCTTCCATATACGAAAGGACAAAGGACGGTAGTACTCTCATGCACATAGCGTCATTAAACGGTCACGCAGACTGCGCAatgatgttatttaaaaagggGGTGTATCTTCACATGCCGAACAAAAGCGGCGCCCGGAGTATACACACTGCAGCTAGGTACGGGCACGTCGGGATCATCAACACGTTGTTGCAGAAAGGAGAAAAAGTCGACGTCACGACGAAC GACAACTATACTCCTTTACATATAGCCGTTGAATCCGTTAAACCGGCAGTGATTGAAACGTTATTGGGATACGGAGCCGATGTTCACGTAAGAG GTGGGAAATTGCGGGAAACTCCCTTACACATAGCCGCTAGAGTCAAAGACGGCGACCGCTGTGCTCTTATGCTGCTCAAGTCCGGAGCCGGTCCCAATCTGGCCATGGACGATGGACAAACGCCCGTACATGTAGCCGCCCAGTACGGAAATCTCATAACACTTCAGCTATTACTAGACGACGGCGGCGATCCTCTTTTCAAGAACAAA GTGGGAGAAACCCCGTTGCATTTGGCTTGTAGAAGTTGTCAAGCCGATATCGTCGGACAACTCATCGATTTTGTCAAGTCGAAACAAGGAGATGAAGTAGCCAATTCTTATGTAAATAGTGTGAACGAAGACGGCGCGTCAGCGCTGCACTATGCCgctaatataaaacaaaccgAAGTTAATCCGTCTAAACCAAACAACGACgctaaagttataaaattactttttgaagCGGGAGCCGACATCAATTTACGGACAAAACAA caCCACGAAACTGCTTTACACTTTTGTGCCGTAGCTGGTAATAACGAAGTACTTACAGCAATGCTGAATGGTATGTCACCAACCGAGATACAACAGTCGATGAACCGTCAATCCAGCGTTGGTTGGACCCCTTTGTTGATTGCTTGTCATAGGGGTCATATGAGCTTGGTAAATACCATGTTAAACAACCATGCAAGAGTAGACGTATTCGACAACGAAGGACGATCTGCACTTCATCTAGCTGCCGAAAGAGGATACTTGAAA gtatgtgaTGCTCTACTAACACATAAAGCGTTCATAAACAGCAAGTCAAGGGTTGGCTGGACAGCGTTACATTTAGCGGCTATGAACGGCTTTGCAGATCTTTGCAG gTTTTTAATTCACGATCACAACGCTGTAATCGATATTCTCACTCTGAGAAAACAAACTCCTCTACATTTAGCTGCATCGGCAGGTCAACTAGAAGTCTGTCGTTTGCTGTTAGATTTGGGAGCGAATATAGATGCTACAGACGACCAAGGACAAAAACCCATTCATATTGCAGCACAGAACAATTTTCCAGAAGTTGTCCATCTATTTTTGCAACAACACCCACAATTAGTTTTGGCTAGcactaaa aatGGAAATACATGCGCTCACATAGCAGCAATGCAAGGATCAGTTACTGTGATTATTGAACTAATGAAATTCGACAAAAATGGTGTGATCTCGGCTAGAAATCGTATCACGGAAGCTACACCACTTCAACTAGCAGCCGAAGGTGGTCATGCACAAGTGGTTAAGGTTTTAGTCAGGGCAGGAGCGTCGTGTTCGGATGAAAATAAG GCAGGATTTACAGCTGTCCACTTAGCTGCACAAAATGGTCATTTGCCCGTACTAGAAGTATTACGTTCATCCCAATCGCTAAAAATTTCAAGCAAGAGACTTGGTATGACGGCGCTTCATATGGCTGCATACTGTGGTCAAACAG aTACGGTTCGAGAATTACTATCTCATATACCAGCAACAGTCAAGTCTGATCCTCCATCTGGAGTCAGTGTATTAGGTGTGCTGGGTAACGAATCTGGAATGACACCGTTACATTTTGCTGCTTACAGCGGTAACGAAAACGTTGTCCGATTATTGCTCAATTCGGCCGGTGTTCAAGTCGACGCATCTACAGTTGAATCT GGTTACAATGCACTGCACTTGGCATGTTTTGGCGGTCATGTGACTGTAGTCGGACTTTTGTTATCAAGAGCAGCAGACTTATTGCACAGTTCTGATCTCAACGGTAAAACATGTCTGCACATTGCCGCCTCTTATGGCCATTACGCCATGGTTGAAGTTTTACTAGGACAGGGAGCAGAAATTAACGCCACAGATAAa aatGGGTGGACGGCCATGCACTGCGCTGCTCGTGCTGGATATTTAGACGTGGTAAAACTTTTAGTCGAATCCGGTGCCTCTCCAAAATCTGAAACCAACTATGGAGCTTCGCCGATATGGTTTGCAGCTCAAGAGGGGCATAATGATGTATTAGAATATTTGATGACAAAAGAACACGACACTTACAGTTTAATGGATGATAGAAGG ttTGTCTACAATCTAATGATTTGCagcaaaaatcataataacaaaccaattgaagaatttattttagtatcgcCTGCACCAGTAGACACTGCAGCAAAACTTtccagtatatatataaatttatcaaataag GAAAAAGAGAGAGCAAAAGACTTAATAGCCGCGGGAAAACAATGCGAAACCATGGCAACTGAACTTTTAGCATTAGCTGCTGGTCAAGATTCAGCAGGTCGCATCCTAACAGCTTCGGATAGACGAAACACTGAATTTTTAGATGTACTTATTGAAAATGAGCAAAAAGAAGTAATCGCTCATACTGTTGTTCAAAGGTATCTACAG gaACTTTGGCAAGGAAGACTGAATTGGGCTGGATGGAAAACACTACTAATGTTCTTAGGATTTATTGCTTGTCCTCCATTATGGATAGTGTTTACGTTACCCCTTTGGCACAATTATAGTAAAGTTCCAATCATAAAGTTTATGTCGTACTTGACGTCTCACGTTTATTTGATGCTTCTATTACAAATGGTTGCTATCACGCCATATTATAGAGCAGCGCGGCAAAATTTATTTCCATACTGGTATGAGTGGTTGCTTTTG gtttGGTTAAGTGGTTTGCTACTGTTTGAACTGACTAATCCAAGCGATAAAAGTGGACTGGGCTGGGTGAAGTTGGCTGTTCTCTTATGGAGTGTGATAGGAGTAGCATTTCATTTAGTTGGATTTTGTGGCCTCGTTTCCAACCCATATCTTCCTACAGTCATGTATCTTCGGAATCAAATGTTCgccatatcatttttaatggcGTGCGTTCAGATTCTGGACTTCTTATCATTCCATCATTTGTTTGGACCCTGGGCTATAATAATTGGCGATTTGATGAAAGACTTAGCAAGGTTCCTCGTAGTACTGAGCATTTTCGTGTTTGGGTTTTCTATGCAAATTGTAGCGATGAACCATCCTATCGCTAAGAAATTAGAAAGAAAACAAACGGATATTTTCGGAGAAG tcCTTATGAGCCCAATAGATGCATttgaattacttttttttgctGTGTTTGGTATGGCAACACATACCGAGTTGAGACAAGCTTCTAACACCGACCAACCTCCGTGGAcagtttacttatttaaagcTGTTTTTGGTATCTATATGTTAGTTTCGGTTGTCGTACTAATTAACTTGCTCATTGCTATGATGAGTGATACTTATCAAAGAATTCAG gcaCAATCAGATATTGAATGGAAGTTTGGATTGGCGAAATTGATTAGAAATATGCATAGAACGACTACAACACCCTCgcctttgaatttaattacgaCTTGGTTCATGTATTTACTAGAGATATGCAAGAAAAGAG TTAAGCAAAAAAAGCGCCCAAGTTTATCACAGATGGTCGACATGAAAACAAAAGGACGAGTAAGTGCCAGGACTCGAATGGGCAATAAATGGCTATCAAAGGTGAAAAAGGCGCAAGTAGTTCCAAGAG AATCGATATCGGTTAGTGTCGTACATTTGAGTCCGTACGGATCGCAAATAAGCTTTGCGAGCTTGTCCAATCGTATCGAGACCGTCACAGACTGGGATTctattgcaaaaaaatatcgaGCACTGCAAGGGGCTAGCGAAAATGATGAGAGAGAAGACACCAAGGCTTCGAACGCATCAATGGAACGATTAACCAGGAGCAACAGTGAAGCCCAACCAGATCCACAACCGGTATTGGCAAACAACATAAAGAATATACCGTAA
- the LOC114130063 gene encoding serine/threonine-protein phosphatase 6 regulatory ankyrin repeat subunit A isoform X1, giving the protein MIGGSGKRGSAAGNSKPPSSTATAAAADDKAATSAGGSSKTDDKKDETKDGVLPTTLPSPGSSIRDGAQRILQLCQKSEWPPLDQALKVVEKLVAAGGEDVTSTPLAGVVDQSNGMTPLMYAVKESKTTFLERLIDLGTDVTIRNMENFNALHLAATYSREDVIKVLLPKKGVDVYCPGGPKQQTAVHMVASRQTGTATSILRVLLGSCGKDIRTIADGDGKIPLLLAVETGNQSMCRELLSTQAVEQLKYKTKSGDMAIHLAAKRKDIDMIKILIDYGASVDSQNGQGQTALHIASADGDESLVKYFYGVRASASITDNQDRTPMHLAAENGHANIIELLVDKFKASIYERTKDGSTLMHIASLNGHADCAMMLFKKGVYLHMPNKSGARSIHTAARYGHVGIINTLLQKGEKVDVTTNDNYTPLHIAVESVKPAVIETLLGYGADVHVRGGKLRETPLHIAARVKDGDRCALMLLKSGAGPNLAMDDGQTPVHVAAQYGNLITLQLLLDDGGDPLFKNKVGETPLHLACRSCQADIVGQLIDFVKSKQGDEVANSYVNSVNEDGASALHYAANIKQTEVNPSKPNNDAKVIKLLFEAGADINLRTKQHHETALHFCAVAGNNEVLTAMLNGMSPTEIQQSMNRQSSVGWTPLLIACHRGHMSLVNTMLNNHARVDVFDNEGRSALHLAAERGYLKVCDALLTHKAFINSKSRVGWTALHLAAMNGFADLCRFLIHDHNAVIDILTLRKQTPLHLAASAGQLEVCRLLLDLGANIDATDDQGQKPIHIAAQNNFPEVVHLFLQQHPQLVLASTKNGNTCAHIAAMQGSVTVIIELMKFDKNGVISARNRITEATPLQLAAEGGHAQVVKVLVRAGASCSDENKAGFTAVHLAAQNGHLPVLEVLRSSQSLKISSKRLGMTALHMAAYCGQTDTVRELLSHIPATVKSDPPSGVSVLGVLGNESGMTPLHFAAYSGNENVVRLLLNSAGVQVDASTVESGYNALHLACFGGHVTVVGLLLSRAADLLHSSDLNGKTCLHIAASYGHYAMVEVLLGQGAEINATDKNGWTAMHCAARAGYLDVVKLLVESGASPKSETNYGASPIWFAAQEGHNDVLEYLMTKEHDTYSLMDDRRFVYNLMICSKNHNNKPIEEFILVSPAPVDTAAKLSSIYINLSNKEKERAKDLIAAGKQCETMATELLALAAGQDSAGRILTASDRRNTEFLDVLIENEQKEVIAHTVVQRYLQELWQGRLNWAGWKTLLMFLGFIACPPLWIVFTLPLWHNYSKVPIIKFMSYLTSHVYLMLLLQMVAITPYYRAARQNLFPYWYEWLLLVWLSGLLLFELTNPSDKSGLGWVKLAVLLWSVIGVAFHLVGFCGLVSNPYLPTVMYLRNQMFAISFLMACVQILDFLSFHHLFGPWAIIIGDLMKDLARFLVVLSIFVFGFSMQIVAMNHPIAKKLERKQTDIFGEVLMSPIDAFELLFFAVFGMATHTELRQASNTDQPPWTVYLFKAVFGIYMLVSVVVLINLLIAMMSDTYQRIQAQSDIEWKFGLAKLIRNMHRTTTTPSPLNLITTWFMYLLEICKKRGKNTRKKHIQETLTNFSKLFNSVKQKKRPSLSQMVDMKTKGRVSARTRMGNKWLSKVKKAQVVPRESISVSVVHLSPYGSQISFASLSNRIETVTDWDSIAKKYRALQGASENDEREDTKASNASMERLTRSNSEAQPDPQPVLANNIKNIP; this is encoded by the exons ATGATCGGCGGGTCCGGCAAGAGGGGTTCGGCGGCGGGCAACAGCAAGCCTCCGTCGTCCACGGCCACCGCCGCGGCGGCCGACGACAAGGCGGCTACCTCGGCTGGTGGGTCGTCGAAGACCGACGATAAAAAAGACGAGACCAAAG acGGAGTATTACCAACGACTCTACCTAGTCCAGGTTCATCCATTAGAGATGGAGCCCAGCGAATTTTACAACTATGCCAAAAGTCAGAATGGCCACCATTAGATCAGGCCCTAAAGGTGGTGGAAAAACTAGTGGCCGCAGGCGGAGAGGATGTGACGTCAACACCATTAGCTGGTGTTGTAGATCAG AGCAATGGAATGACGCCTTTAATGTACGCAGTCAAAGAAAGCAAGACCACGTTCCTAGAACGTTTAATAGACCTCGGAACTGATGTTACAATTAGAAATATG gAAAATTTTAATGCGTTGCATTTGGCTGCAACATATTCCAGAGAAGacgtaataaaagtattactgCCCAAAAAAGGCGTGGACGTTTACTGTCCAGGAGGT cCAAAACAACAAACGGCCGTACATATGGTGGCAAGTAGGCAGACGGGTACGGCGACGAGCATACTTCGAGTCCTTCTGGGGTCATGTGGAAAAGACATTCGTACCATTGCCGACggg GACGGTAAAATTCCGCTACTATTGGCTGTGGAAACCGGTAACCAGTCAATGTGCCGGGAACTACTGTCGACCCAAGCGGTGGAACAGCTTAAGTATAAGACCAAGTCCGGTGACATGGCCATTCATTTAGCGGCCAAACGAAAAGATATCGAcatgataaaaatactaattgacTACGGTGCTAGCGTAGACAGTCAAAAC GGCCAAGGGCAGACAGCTCTTCATATAGCTTCAGCCGACGGAGACGAAAGTTtggtcaaatatttttacggcGTACGAGCTAGTGCTTCTATAACGGATAATCAAG ACCGGACCCCGATGCATCTGGCTGCTGAAAATGGCCATGCAAATATCATCGAGTTGTTAGTCGACAAGTTCAAGGCTTCCATATACGAAAGGACAAAGGACGGTAGTACTCTCATGCACATAGCGTCATTAAACGGTCACGCAGACTGCGCAatgatgttatttaaaaagggGGTGTATCTTCACATGCCGAACAAAAGCGGCGCCCGGAGTATACACACTGCAGCTAGGTACGGGCACGTCGGGATCATCAACACGTTGTTGCAGAAAGGAGAAAAAGTCGACGTCACGACGAAC GACAACTATACTCCTTTACATATAGCCGTTGAATCCGTTAAACCGGCAGTGATTGAAACGTTATTGGGATACGGAGCCGATGTTCACGTAAGAG GTGGGAAATTGCGGGAAACTCCCTTACACATAGCCGCTAGAGTCAAAGACGGCGACCGCTGTGCTCTTATGCTGCTCAAGTCCGGAGCCGGTCCCAATCTGGCCATGGACGATGGACAAACGCCCGTACATGTAGCCGCCCAGTACGGAAATCTCATAACACTTCAGCTATTACTAGACGACGGCGGCGATCCTCTTTTCAAGAACAAA GTGGGAGAAACCCCGTTGCATTTGGCTTGTAGAAGTTGTCAAGCCGATATCGTCGGACAACTCATCGATTTTGTCAAGTCGAAACAAGGAGATGAAGTAGCCAATTCTTATGTAAATAGTGTGAACGAAGACGGCGCGTCAGCGCTGCACTATGCCgctaatataaaacaaaccgAAGTTAATCCGTCTAAACCAAACAACGACgctaaagttataaaattactttttgaagCGGGAGCCGACATCAATTTACGGACAAAACAA caCCACGAAACTGCTTTACACTTTTGTGCCGTAGCTGGTAATAACGAAGTACTTACAGCAATGCTGAATGGTATGTCACCAACCGAGATACAACAGTCGATGAACCGTCAATCCAGCGTTGGTTGGACCCCTTTGTTGATTGCTTGTCATAGGGGTCATATGAGCTTGGTAAATACCATGTTAAACAACCATGCAAGAGTAGACGTATTCGACAACGAAGGACGATCTGCACTTCATCTAGCTGCCGAAAGAGGATACTTGAAA gtatgtgaTGCTCTACTAACACATAAAGCGTTCATAAACAGCAAGTCAAGGGTTGGCTGGACAGCGTTACATTTAGCGGCTATGAACGGCTTTGCAGATCTTTGCAG gTTTTTAATTCACGATCACAACGCTGTAATCGATATTCTCACTCTGAGAAAACAAACTCCTCTACATTTAGCTGCATCGGCAGGTCAACTAGAAGTCTGTCGTTTGCTGTTAGATTTGGGAGCGAATATAGATGCTACAGACGACCAAGGACAAAAACCCATTCATATTGCAGCACAGAACAATTTTCCAGAAGTTGTCCATCTATTTTTGCAACAACACCCACAATTAGTTTTGGCTAGcactaaa aatGGAAATACATGCGCTCACATAGCAGCAATGCAAGGATCAGTTACTGTGATTATTGAACTAATGAAATTCGACAAAAATGGTGTGATCTCGGCTAGAAATCGTATCACGGAAGCTACACCACTTCAACTAGCAGCCGAAGGTGGTCATGCACAAGTGGTTAAGGTTTTAGTCAGGGCAGGAGCGTCGTGTTCGGATGAAAATAAG GCAGGATTTACAGCTGTCCACTTAGCTGCACAAAATGGTCATTTGCCCGTACTAGAAGTATTACGTTCATCCCAATCGCTAAAAATTTCAAGCAAGAGACTTGGTATGACGGCGCTTCATATGGCTGCATACTGTGGTCAAACAG aTACGGTTCGAGAATTACTATCTCATATACCAGCAACAGTCAAGTCTGATCCTCCATCTGGAGTCAGTGTATTAGGTGTGCTGGGTAACGAATCTGGAATGACACCGTTACATTTTGCTGCTTACAGCGGTAACGAAAACGTTGTCCGATTATTGCTCAATTCGGCCGGTGTTCAAGTCGACGCATCTACAGTTGAATCT GGTTACAATGCACTGCACTTGGCATGTTTTGGCGGTCATGTGACTGTAGTCGGACTTTTGTTATCAAGAGCAGCAGACTTATTGCACAGTTCTGATCTCAACGGTAAAACATGTCTGCACATTGCCGCCTCTTATGGCCATTACGCCATGGTTGAAGTTTTACTAGGACAGGGAGCAGAAATTAACGCCACAGATAAa aatGGGTGGACGGCCATGCACTGCGCTGCTCGTGCTGGATATTTAGACGTGGTAAAACTTTTAGTCGAATCCGGTGCCTCTCCAAAATCTGAAACCAACTATGGAGCTTCGCCGATATGGTTTGCAGCTCAAGAGGGGCATAATGATGTATTAGAATATTTGATGACAAAAGAACACGACACTTACAGTTTAATGGATGATAGAAGG ttTGTCTACAATCTAATGATTTGCagcaaaaatcataataacaaaccaattgaagaatttattttagtatcgcCTGCACCAGTAGACACTGCAGCAAAACTTtccagtatatatataaatttatcaaataag GAAAAAGAGAGAGCAAAAGACTTAATAGCCGCGGGAAAACAATGCGAAACCATGGCAACTGAACTTTTAGCATTAGCTGCTGGTCAAGATTCAGCAGGTCGCATCCTAACAGCTTCGGATAGACGAAACACTGAATTTTTAGATGTACTTATTGAAAATGAGCAAAAAGAAGTAATCGCTCATACTGTTGTTCAAAGGTATCTACAG gaACTTTGGCAAGGAAGACTGAATTGGGCTGGATGGAAAACACTACTAATGTTCTTAGGATTTATTGCTTGTCCTCCATTATGGATAGTGTTTACGTTACCCCTTTGGCACAATTATAGTAAAGTTCCAATCATAAAGTTTATGTCGTACTTGACGTCTCACGTTTATTTGATGCTTCTATTACAAATGGTTGCTATCACGCCATATTATAGAGCAGCGCGGCAAAATTTATTTCCATACTGGTATGAGTGGTTGCTTTTG gtttGGTTAAGTGGTTTGCTACTGTTTGAACTGACTAATCCAAGCGATAAAAGTGGACTGGGCTGGGTGAAGTTGGCTGTTCTCTTATGGAGTGTGATAGGAGTAGCATTTCATTTAGTTGGATTTTGTGGCCTCGTTTCCAACCCATATCTTCCTACAGTCATGTATCTTCGGAATCAAATGTTCgccatatcatttttaatggcGTGCGTTCAGATTCTGGACTTCTTATCATTCCATCATTTGTTTGGACCCTGGGCTATAATAATTGGCGATTTGATGAAAGACTTAGCAAGGTTCCTCGTAGTACTGAGCATTTTCGTGTTTGGGTTTTCTATGCAAATTGTAGCGATGAACCATCCTATCGCTAAGAAATTAGAAAGAAAACAAACGGATATTTTCGGAGAAG tcCTTATGAGCCCAATAGATGCATttgaattacttttttttgctGTGTTTGGTATGGCAACACATACCGAGTTGAGACAAGCTTCTAACACCGACCAACCTCCGTGGAcagtttacttatttaaagcTGTTTTTGGTATCTATATGTTAGTTTCGGTTGTCGTACTAATTAACTTGCTCATTGCTATGATGAGTGATACTTATCAAAGAATTCAG gcaCAATCAGATATTGAATGGAAGTTTGGATTGGCGAAATTGATTAGAAATATGCATAGAACGACTACAACACCCTCgcctttgaatttaattacgaCTTGGTTCATGTATTTACTAGAGATATGCAAGAAAAGAGGTAAAAATACGCGAAAGAAACATATTCAGGAAACACTTACGAATTTTTCTAAACTGTTCAATTCAGTTAAGCAAAAAAAGCGCCCAAGTTTATCACAGATGGTCGACATGAAAACAAAAGGACGAGTAAGTGCCAGGACTCGAATGGGCAATAAATGGCTATCAAAGGTGAAAAAGGCGCAAGTAGTTCCAAGAG AATCGATATCGGTTAGTGTCGTACATTTGAGTCCGTACGGATCGCAAATAAGCTTTGCGAGCTTGTCCAATCGTATCGAGACCGTCACAGACTGGGATTctattgcaaaaaaatatcgaGCACTGCAAGGGGCTAGCGAAAATGATGAGAGAGAAGACACCAAGGCTTCGAACGCATCAATGGAACGATTAACCAGGAGCAACAGTGAAGCCCAACCAGATCCACAACCGGTATTGGCAAACAACATAAAGAATATACCGTAA